The window TCAACAAAACGCACAAGGTAGCCGGTTCTTCATCTAGAAATACAAACCGAATTAACGAATCAGGAAGGAGAAAAGTCAACACAGTCGACCCAGTCATCAGACCAGCCAGACCAGGTTTTTGAAGAGAAATACCCGGTCAACCACTCCCGTGTCATGGCTGAGTTTAAAACTGCGCTCCAAATCGACATTTTACTCCTGACTATCGACAATTAGCGAGGGCGTTGGAAGCTATGCGAAAGCACCCCGGTGTAGAAGGTGTGGGATCAACAACATAGCCCCATCCTCGACCTACCTACTATAAGGAACCGGGCTCCAAATTTCGTCTTGTCTACTCCGTCAGGTTTGAATACGACTCCTTGATATCGAGCCCGTTAAACAATtgtgttttggagggggggcgggggaaggATTCATAGCTTGAATTGTTGATATTCAGTCTGTAAGGGTTCGAGAGCGATGTGTATGGGTTTGCAAATAATTTCGAGTCTGCGTGTGAGGACGATGTATCCACCGCCCGAGCATGCCAAATCTGCATTCGGGAATGTTCTATATAGGTGGCCTCGCAATCGTCAGATGGTATGTGATTCTTTAGCAAATTGGCGGCAAAATTAGCGTTTATGGGCGAAAAAATTGTTCTTGCTCACCGGTCTATAGCTAGCACTTGGCCACGCTGCTCTGGGGAAATGCCTTGTTTGTGATTAATAAAAACCTCCTAAAGAAGCGCTAGGCTGCTGGATGTCTTCTTCAAGATGATATGGGCAAGCACTAGAATTGTTGAACTCAATTCTCGAAACAGTGTAGAGAAACGCTGCAAGAAAAGAGACAATAGTTTCGAGACCGCAAAGAAAATACTACCTAGGCATACCCCATGCTATTCGGCACCCATCGAGGATATCAAAACTTGAAACTTGAACAAGCCACCTTCAAAAGGGCAGGAGCGATCAAAAGGGGCAGGCACGTAATCGTCCGGTCTCCGGCATCTCACTGAAATCGGGCACTTGGACTCGGTATCAACGCTCAGCAATACGACTTCCACGTCAAGGGcattcatcccatctcagaTCTAACTCACCACATGATGTTCCAGGCACGGGAGACAGAATGAGGTATTATAATACATATTCAACATAAGTGTACAACAGAACTAGGACCAAATGTTGAGAAGCGGGGTATCATAGATCGCCTCTCAAAAGACCTTCATCCCATTTCCGGCCGCCTGGTTCATGATAAAGGTTTTCAGGGGTCCGAGAGCGTTGACGGCGGACAGCCCCAACGATCTCAATGGCACCAGAGGTCCGCTGCCAAAGGAGTACAGCTTGTGGAGCTTATCGCAGACTCCGAGGAGGACGTGATTGGCGGCATATCGTTCAGAAACATATGACTCCAACGACATGCCCACACCGATATCTTGCCCATGTGTAACAGCGTACTCGATGGTCTTTGCGAGACTTTGTACGTCGCCCTGACCTTGGTTCAAACCTTGACCGGCAAGCGGGTGAATGGTGTGAGCGGCGTCACCGACTAGGGCCACTCGTTCGGCAACATAGGTGTCCGCGTGTCGTAGCTTCAGAGGAAAGGAAGCAACTGTGCCTTCCTGGACGCCCGTGACAACCTGAGGAACTGCGCGGTGGTCCACAGGAGTGTGTTCCATTCTCCATGAATATTCTTCCTCTTGTCCAGATTTCTGAGTGTGCATGTATTCCAGGTCAACTGTACTTAACGTGAAGGCAGCATTGACCATGGCGGTGAAATCCTTCGGCGAGAGGCTCTTGAGAAGGGCCGCGTTGCTCGGCGTGGTGGACCAGACCAGTGTAGAGTATTTGCCAGGCATTGGCAGCATGGCAACTGGGCCAGTCGGTAGGAACCTTTGGTAAGCAATCTTGGTGAactcaccaccccagccctCACCTTCCAATTCCACAGTCGCTACCACACCATGGCGGTTGTAATCCCATCCCTTGGCCTCGATATTCGCAAAGGACCTCACAGGGCTGTTGGCTCCATCCGCCCCAACCAGAAGCCTGGCAGAGAGTTGCTTCCCCCCAGACAGCTGTACTACCGGCCATTCCCGCAGATCCAGTTCCTCTGTTTCCTCACCGTGTGTGATATTTTCCACCCTTGCGTTGTCAAAGGTAGACACTccaccaagctcctccagccgCTTCAGCAGACCAGACGTCAGATTCAAGTTCTCTGTCATGTAGGCAATTGTTGTTCCGGTATTTGGGGCAGCACCCGCCCAGTCGAATTCGATCCTAGCGCCAGATACTCCATCCCAGACTTGCATCTCCTGATATGGCTGTACCCGGTCTCGGGCTATGTGCTCCCATGCCCCAATCTGCTCGAGAAACTTGACCGAGGAGGGCGTGAGGGAGCTGCATCGATTCGAGAACTTGGTTGGTGGAAGGCTCCATGATCTGATTTTGGAGAGATCTTGGGCTTCGACAAGGGCAACTCggaggtgggaggtgttggggtttgCGCCTGGAGAGGCTACGGTTAGAAACACCGTTCGGATGGTCAGGAATGTACAGTACGGAAAGACTCACGTAAAGCAGTCAAGAGACTGAGACCAGCAGGCCCTCCACCCACACATACCACATCGTAGATATCCGGTCGAGGGGGAGCACTGGAGTAGTTGCGCCAGAGCGGTTGCCGAGCGCTCCGAACGCAGCTTTGGCACACATATACCGCTCGTCTTCTGAGGAGAGCTTCCATGTTGTCTTTGGAAGCCCAGGTGTTTTCTTGCACCAAACTGGGCCTCAATTGCTTTCAATGCTTCAACAAAAGAAggtgggatgaggttgcGAACAAGGGTCTAAGCTCCACTTTATGACATTGAGTAGAGTTTGGTatacaaccctaaccctggtTCCGCTCGTACTTGGAAACCATCTCGCGATTCAAACATGGCGATTGCTTTGTGAAGCTGCCAATTCAAGATCCTTTGGTGGGACTGGCGCCGAGATAAATGATGAGATCCAGCTCAGTGGTAACCCGAGGCCAAGCTAGTGACTGCCGATGCGGCGCGACTGGTGCGtttcacatcatcacccgTCCGCAGCTTTCCTTGGTTCTCATTTCCTGATCCTCGCGTTATAAGCCCGCCAACTCTCATGCGCAGTGCCTCCGGTTACTAGATCTCACAACCCCATCGTCACATCAAATTCATACTAAGCCTCTGTAATGACCTAGTTTTGACTTCGCACTCGGAAACTGCAACAGACGGCCATTTACGACTCCTAAACCACCTATCCAGCTCGCACAACTCACCAACATGTCTTGTACgttcctcctctcttccttttACAGACAACGGACAACGGTTTAACAATCCCCAGTCctaaccacaaccaccaacctatcccactcctccaccctcccagaaggaaccacccactccctcgccctctccatgCTCTCAGACTACGaattcttcctctcctgcgACCCCGTCCTCGATTCCTtcaaacccctcccaccaaatCCCTCTCCTGACCTTCCCTCAAGTATCACGTCCCAAATCCGAACTGATACCCACCAACAACGGGGTATCTCCTACACCGTCATCGACATTGTACACACCACAATCTGGGACTCCAAAGTCGTCAGCACGTACGAGTTCACCGACATTACCAATGGGGTCTTTGTTCGAATCAAGTCACCGATGGGGATAATCATGGATACAGTATGGCAAGTTAGGGAGAAGCAAGATAAGaaaggggagtgggagctggtggaggactTGGAGATAAGGTGTAACCGGCTgttggtgggtgtggtgaagGGGCAAtgtgaggaggggtgggggaagaTTCATGGGAAGATGATTAAGAGGTTGGAAGAGGATATCAACAAGGCAGATGGGAAGTGAGTTATTGAGAGAAGTACGATAAGGTAcccaggtaggtaggttggATTAGGTTGATTGTAACAGAGACTGTTGACGGTCGGAGTGTAGTTTAGCGCCAGAGCAAGTCTAGAAATACAGTCATAGAACCGACTCTACAACTACACTCTATAACCTCACTCTATAACTACACTCCATACAAAACTGTACCCACTACAACTACCACTCCCCACGAGCCAATAAGCGGCCCCAGAATACCATAGCGTCAATCATCATGAAGCCCAGCAAAGAGATCGCTCTAGAAAACACACTCAAGCTGCTCCCAAGGAAAGAACGATGTGACACGTGCACGTGAACCTACAAACGGGATTCCCCCGACCCACAACTTTGAAGCTGGCTCAAACTCCGTTTCACAACCGGACGCCCCGTTTTTCCCAAACGGATTGATGACGCTAGGCCCGTTTCAGATAAACGCCCAATCTGATCATGTCGGTGAGGCACACCTTCTAAGCTGGGAGTTTGGTTCAACAACATTGAAGTgtggttgtgttgtttttttgttttggtgattCAGGTAAGTAATTGTTTCTGGTTTTCTTTGTGATGAGGGTTGGAAATGGGATTTGGGATTAGGGGAAAGGGGCGCGCGGATGGAGGGACGGGATGAAAAGAGTTGGGGGATCCGAGCTGAGAATTGAGCCGTGATGGAAAGAAGGGCTGGCTTACAGCCCTGATAGCCTCACGCATCAGGACATCATCGGCAGAGCCCCTCAACTCAACGTTGATGTCATTTGGGGATTATTAGCAATTGGATTCATGGCTGACAAATCGACAGAAATCTGTTTGGCGCTCTCACTCTTCTCTTGCCAAAGATTGGGCTTCACAGGGGACGGTCACAACCGCCCTCTTCTCAGAACGCCAAGGCTGGCTACTCTTGCCTCTCTGACAACATCCCAAAGGAGTAGTACACAAGCCTCTGGCTGTTCATGAGGTGGCGATTCTGAAGCTCCCCTCGGTAGGTAAACACTGGGCTCTCGTTGTTCCATCCCAAAGTCGAGAGTCACCTGTGATGTCGACACACCCCGGCCACTAACCACAAGCAGACCAACAACGGCTGTCTTCTATCAACAAATCTGCCATTTtccaccacaacagccaAGATGTCGAACCTCCAAGTACGCAACTCAGACTACTTCTCTTCTGCCACCCGGCAGAAGGCCATGGAGGACGCAAAGAAGATGCAAGCATCCGTCCAAGATGAATGCATCAAGGCCGGAAAAGAAGTACCGCCATACCTCCTTCAGGAGCTGATCGGGAAGGGAAGCTTTGGTCGGGTGTACAAGGCGACTGATTTGAACACGAAAGCCCTGGTGGCCGTCAAAATCATCGACATTGAAGAGAGCGACACCCTCAACCCGAAATTGGCTGATACCTACAGCGAGTTCATGAAGGAAATCAGCGCCCTCAAAATCCTCAGCGACAGTGGGGCGAGAAACATCAACCTCATTCTCGATGCGCTGCCAGTCGGTCAGGCCATGTGGATGGTGACAGAGTACTGCGCTGGAGGCAGTGTGGCGACCCTGATGAAGCCGACAGCTCCGGGAGGCTTGCAAGAGAAGTGGATTATTCCGATTTTGAGAGAGGTGGCGGAGGCTGTGTATTGGGTGCACAATGAAGGCATCATTCACCGCGACATCAAGTGCGCCAATGTGCTGGTCACAGAGAGCGGAGCGGTTCAACTATGCGATTTCGGCGTTGCTGGCATTGTTGAAACGAAGCTTGATAAGCGGTCGACCTTTATCGGCACGCCTCACTGGATGGCCCCCGAGCTGTTCGACCCTGTGCCTTCTTACAGCACACCAGTCGACATCTGGGCCTTTGGTTCTCTGGTGTATGAGATTGCGTCTGGTCTGCCTCCCAACGTCATGCAAGGGTTTAACATACCCCAGCTTGGCAATTACATCAAGCATAACGCCCCACGGCTGGAAGGTGATCAGTACTCGGACCAAATCAAGGATCTAGTTGCTTTCTGCTTGGTCGAAGACCCAGCAAAGCGACCGACTATTGAGCAGGTTCAACGGCATCCGTATATTGCTAATACCGAGGGCACACATCCTACCTCGAACCTTGCCAACCTGGTAAAGGCTTACAAGCTCTGGGAAGGACAGGGAGGCATCAGAAAGTCGCTCTTTGCTCCTGTTGGCGCACAGGGCCCGTCCGACTACACGTCCACTGCTTTGGCCAACGATGAGTGGAACTTCAGCACGACAGTCGACTTTGACCAGCAGCTCATGAACACTGATGCCCAAGCAGTGTATGATGTCTACGGCACAAACGTGGAGTTTGACTTTAATGAACAGTttgcaccccctcccaagcaGAAAGCGCGGCGTCGCCTACCTCCCCAGTTGCAACCAGCCGTCAAGGCTcccctcgagaagctcttTGATCCCAACACAATCTCGGGCTACGAAGAGAACTCTCGTGCGTATTACGGCAgacccccccctcccccaacctcaacatctgATCTTCCGTTGAGGGACGATTCTCTTCATTCCACCTTGCGAGAGTCCCTCATCGATCTCGACATGTCTTTCGATGGCGATGATCTCTCTCAGTTTGTCGATATCGAAACCAACATGGAAACCATCCGTGCCGGCATGCGAGCTCCCAGCGAGTCAGATTTTGAGGAGAACACCCTCACCGCGgccgacagcaacaacagcaacgaccTGAACAAACCTCCCCGAAGTGACCCTGCAgacttcaaccccaaccgccGCACCCAAGACTGGAAATTCCCCTCCATGGCAGCCCCCGCATCAGCTACATCAGAAATGTTCCGCTTCCCAGCCATCAGCCAAGACAGACCTGCCCCCCTCGCCCCAGCACCCACCAACGACCGCCCCCCTCtcattcaccaccaaaccgaTCCCTTGGGTATGCACTCAGAGCCCTACGTCGAGCTCATGACCCCCAACCAATTCCAAGACAACCGCGCCTCTGTCGGGAGTCTGATCGACCTTGACGAAAGTCTCGCCATGCCGGAGTACACAAGACCGTCAACCGCCAACAGCGACGTCGCCTCCATGGCGGGATCTGACATCGGCGGCGCCAACCCCTTTGACCTCGAACGCCACGCCTCGCTGTATCAACCCTTCcaaaccaacagcaccaacggcagcttcggcgggggtgttggacCACCGAGCGGCATCAGGGAACCGTCCATTTACATATCTGACGACACGGATTTCTCTCGTCTTAGTCTGGCGAGCGCACCCGAGGATCAGATTGTGATTCCGGACTTTAgcacgccgccgccgagcaGTGTTaatggtgggggtgggggctCGAGGACGCAGTCGAGGGCGCATTCGAGGGCGGATAGttatgatgaggatggataTTCGGCTAATGAGTATGGCGGTGATTCGGAGTATCTGACtatgatgggtggtggtgggccgACGGGGGGgaatgggaggaggtcgagggcgCAGAGTAATGCTAGTGTGCAGTTGCAGTTGCCGAGGATGTTGGGCATGAGCGGTAATGGGGGGGAGTATATTGataggaggggggagaggatggtgaatgggggtgggatgaacatgaatggtggtgggatggggatgggtggcGAGATGCCTGCGCTGCCGGGGCCGCCGAATGCGAGGGTGATGCAGGGGATGGCGAGTAGggaggagacgagggaggatgtgatgaggttgttgtcgagCTTTTCGGAGCATTTGAGCTTTGCAAATGTGCATGTTTCTGCGTTGCCGGTGAGGGcagggcggagaggaagtgaGACTTATGCTCCTTCTTGAATTGCAGGCACTATTCTGGATGACGAAATCATGTTCACATTGGTATTAAGGTCTATTGTAATCAATGATAATAAACTTGGAAGTTTTGGCAATGTTAAAATGGCTGGTCGTGTGTGAGGATTGAGGGACTCGAAAGATAAAGGTTGGGAAGCGGCAGCCAAGTTTTGAAGGCGAGAGGATCATATCAAGATAAAAATTTCTGAATGACTCAACTTCAGCACTTACACCACAACAACGCGCCTACAACACGTCCTCAAAACACGACTCAAAACGTCTCATTTTATTGAAACAACGTCAGTCAATCGATCCAAATCGACAAATTGGCTCCCTTTCCCCACCCCAGTCTTTCCTCGCGGTGGTCCGCAGCAACACCCTTCAGGTTCTCACTCCAACATTTTCACCCCAcctttcaccatcatcaccaccaccaccacctcacttccaaaatgtcaaccaccaacccaccaccaccaccccccaaactcaaaacccgcatcctcaccatccccccctcctcccctttaGGATCCTGGTCCTCTCCCAACTCCCTCCAAACCTggaccctccccccaacccccctcatccccgcctccctcaccctcgcagcaacagccctcacaacctccaccgcctcctccttcagcaCACCCGTAGCCTTCCCGACCGAAACCGTCTACGGCCTCGGCGCCGATGCAACCTCGTCAACAGCCGTGAAAGGGATTTACACGGCAAAAGGCCGACCAAGCGACAACCCTCTCATCGTCCACGTCTCCGACCTCTCCATGCTCAGCACCCTTTCCACCATTCCAGAGATTTACCACGAGTTAATCTCCAAGTTCTGGCCTGGACCACTGACTATCTTACTCCCTGTCCCGACCTCTGGTCAGCTGCTAGCCCCAGAGGTAACGGCTGGACTGACCACCTTTGGCGCGAGGATGCCTGACTCCCCGTTGGCAAGAGCGTTGATTCAACTGGTGGGCAAGCCGCTCGCTGCTCCGTCCGCAAACGCCAGTACGCGCCCTAGCCCGACAAAGGCTGTGCATGTgctggaggatttg is drawn from Podospora pseudocomata strain CBS 415.72m chromosome 1 map unlocalized CBS415.72m_1, whole genome shotgun sequence and contains these coding sequences:
- a CDS encoding uncharacterized protein (COG:T; EggNog:ENOG503NZCA); translated protein: MSNLQVRNSDYFSSATRQKAMEDAKKMQASVQDECIKAGKEVPPYLLQELIGKGSFGRVYKATDLNTKALVAVKIIDIEESDTLNPKLADTYSEFMKEISALKILSDSGARNINLILDALPVGQAMWMVTEYCAGGSVATLMKPTAPGGLQEKWIIPILREVAEAVYWVHNEGIIHRDIKCANVLVTESGAVQLCDFGVAGIVETKLDKRSTFIGTPHWMAPELFDPVPSYSTPVDIWAFGSLVYEIASGLPPNVMQGFNIPQLGNYIKHNAPRLEGDQYSDQIKDLVAFCLVEDPAKRPTIEQVQRHPYIANTEGTHPTSNLANLVKAYKLWEGQGGIRKSLFAPVGAQGPSDYTSTALANDEWNFSTTVDFDQQLMNTDAQAVYDVYGTNVEFDFNEQFAPPPKQKARRRLPPQLQPAVKAPLEKLFDPNTISGYEENSRAYYGRPPPPPTSTSDLPLRDDSLHSTLRESLIDLDMSFDGDDLSQFVDIETNMETIRAGMRAPSESDFEENTLTAADSNNSNDLNKPPRSDPADFNPNRRTQDWKFPSMAAPASATSEMFRFPAISQDRPAPLAPAPTNDRPPLIHHQTDPLGMHSEPYVELMTPNQFQDNRASVGSLIDLDESLAMPEYTRPSTANSDVASMAGSDIGGANPFDLERHASLYQPFQTNSTNGSFGGGVGPPSGIREPSIYISDDTDFSRLSLASAPEDQIVIPDFSTPPPSSVNGGGGGSRTQSRAHSRADSYDEDGYSANEYGGDSEYLTMMGGGGPTGGNGRRSRAQSNASVQLQLPRMLGMSGNGGEYIDRRGERMVNGGGMNMNGGGMGMGGEMPALPGPPNARVMQGMASREETREDVMRLLSSFSEHLSFANVHVSALPVRAGRRGSETYAPS
- the COQ6 gene encoding putative ubiquinone biosynthesis monooxygenase (EggNog:ENOG503NV68; BUSCO:EOG09261031; COG:C; COG:H); this encodes MEALLRRRAVYVCQSCVRSARQPLWRNYSSAPPRPDIYDVVCVGGGPAGLSLLTALRANPNTSHLRVALVEAQDLSKIRSWSLPPTKFSNRCSSLTPSSVKFLEQIGAWEHIARDRVQPYQEMQVWDGVSGARIEFDWAGAAPNTGTTIAYMTENLNLTSGLLKRLEELGGVSTFDNARVENITHGEETEELDLREWPVVQLSGGKQLSARLLVGADGANSPVRSFANIEAKGWDYNRHGVVATVELEGEGWGGEFTKIAYQRFLPTGPVAMLPMPGKYSTLVWSTTPSNAALLKSLSPKDFTAMVNAAFTLSTVDLEYMHTQKSGQEEEYSWRMEHTPVDHRAVPQVVTGVQEGTVASFPLKLRHADTYVAERVALVGDAAHTIHPLAGQGLNQGQGDVQSLAKTIEYAVTHGQDIGVGMSLESYVSERYAANHVLLGVCDKLHKLYSFGSGPLVPLRSLGLSAVNALGPLKTFIMNQAAGNGMKVF
- a CDS encoding uncharacterized protein (EggNog:ENOG503P62F) is translated as MSFLTTTTNLSHSSTLPEGTTHSLALSMLSDYEFFLSCDPVLDSFKPLPPNPSPDLPSSITSQIRTDTHQQRGISYTVIDIVHTTIWDSKVVSTYEFTDITNGVFVRIKSPMGIIMDTVWQVREKQDKKGEWELVEDLEIRCNRLLVGVVKGQCEEGWGKIHGKMIKRLEEDINKADGK